In one window of Thermoplasmata archaeon DNA:
- a CDS encoding NADH-quinone oxidoreductase subunit J has translation MKNLKNSLGAVIAILFFAAIFSYIYTSTQTLVPYTENIKTLAQQIFGPYVLTFELLSVLLVIAMLGALYLAERGNKE, from the coding sequence GTGAAGAATCTGAAGAATAGTTTAGGTGCAGTAATAGCAATATTGTTTTTTGCCGCAATATTTTCATACATATACACCTCTACTCAAACACTTGTGCCATACACTGAAAACATAAAAACACTGGCGCAACAGATTTTTGGACCTTATGTTTTAACCTTTGAGCTTCTATCAGTACTGCTTGTTATAGCGATGTTAGGTGCACTTTACCTCGCTGAAAGGGGGAATAAAGAATGA